The Anabaena sp. WA102 genome contains a region encoding:
- the hypF gene encoding carbamoyltransferase HypF, with the protein MRIEEIRVCGTVQGVGFRPTVYRLAKVFGLKGDVCNDGKGVLIRVSGGEEEITEFVNKLYQECPPLARIKELIRSPYLGEFDFNTFVISRSVNSVVKTEISPDTASCPQCQREIFDPFSRYFRYPFTNCTHCGPRLSIIRAIPYDRNNTSMVNFPMCQECEKEYQDVENRRFHAQPVACFVCGPRAWLERTDDKPVISDMFSMLDDVDAVCTLLQKGEIVAIKGLGGFHLACDATLENAVLKLRNRKIRYHKPLALMARDINIISEYCYVNDLEKELLTNSAAPIVLLNIKDQSKLAPSIAPGQNTLGFMLPYTPLHHLILRRMKVPIVLTSGNISDQPQCIDNEDAKDKLSKIADYFLLHNRDIVNRVDDSVVRVIDNQIQTLRRARGYAPAPILLPPGFKNIPPILAMGSELKNTFCLLQESEAILSQHLGDLENAAAFNAYQETLNLYLNLFQHQPEIIAIDKHPEYLSSKLGKELAESNNIKLEEIQHHHAHIAACMAENQISLDTKPILGIAFDGLGYGEDGTLWGGEFLLADYCNSQRLATFTPMAMIGGKQAIYQPWRNTYSQLINAFTWEEIKEKYSDLEIIKFLETNNPKLLNQIIEKGINSPLTSSVGRLFDAVAAAIGICREQCSYEGQAAIEMETIADVNILNNDEEILNYSFKFKKSDNIYYINTSPTWREILNDIKQHISSSKIAAKFHKSLAITVVTMVQQIRQEHEFHQVALTGGVFQNRILLQQVKKRLEKLEINVLTHSILPTNDGSLSLGQSVITAAKYLKEIT; encoded by the coding sequence ATAAGTTATATCAAGAATGTCCTCCTTTGGCAAGAATTAAGGAGTTGATTAGAAGTCCATATTTAGGGGAGTTTGATTTTAATACTTTTGTGATTTCTCGTAGTGTTAATAGTGTGGTGAAAACTGAGATTTCTCCTGACACGGCAAGTTGTCCCCAATGTCAAAGGGAGATTTTTGATCCTTTTAGTCGTTATTTTCGTTATCCTTTTACTAATTGTACTCATTGTGGTCCAAGGTTGAGTATTATTCGCGCTATTCCCTACGATAGAAATAATACTAGCATGGTGAATTTTCCAATGTGCCAGGAATGTGAAAAGGAATATCAAGATGTAGAAAATCGTCGGTTTCATGCCCAACCTGTGGCTTGTTTTGTATGTGGACCTCGTGCATGGTTAGAAAGGACTGACGATAAACCTGTGATTTCTGATATGTTTTCCATGTTGGATGATGTGGATGCTGTTTGTACGTTATTACAAAAGGGTGAAATTGTTGCTATTAAAGGTTTAGGTGGTTTCCATTTAGCTTGCGATGCCACTTTAGAAAATGCAGTTCTAAAACTCAGAAATCGTAAAATTCGTTATCATAAACCTTTGGCTTTAATGGCAAGAGATATTAATATTATTTCTGAATATTGCTATGTTAATGATTTAGAAAAGGAATTGTTAACAAATTCTGCTGCACCAATAGTTTTATTAAATATTAAAGATCAGAGTAAATTAGCACCTTCTATAGCCCCAGGGCAAAATACTCTTGGTTTTATGCTACCTTATACACCGTTACATCATTTAATTCTCAGAAGAATGAAAGTACCAATAGTCTTAACTAGCGGTAATATTTCTGATCAACCACAATGTATAGATAATGAAGATGCAAAAGATAAATTATCAAAAATAGCTGATTATTTTCTTTTACATAATCGTGATATTGTTAATAGAGTAGATGATTCTGTAGTGCGAGTTATTGATAATCAAATTCAAACCCTCAGACGCGCTAGAGGATATGCACCAGCACCAATTCTTTTACCTCCAGGTTTTAAAAATATACCGCCTATTTTAGCAATGGGTAGTGAGTTAAAAAACACCTTTTGCTTATTACAAGAAAGTGAGGCGATTTTATCACAACATTTAGGAGATTTAGAAAATGCGGCTGCTTTTAATGCTTATCAAGAAACATTGAATTTATATCTGAATTTATTTCAACATCAACCAGAGATAATTGCTATTGATAAACATCCAGAGTATTTATCTTCTAAACTTGGCAAAGAACTAGCAGAAAGTAATAACATTAAATTAGAAGAAATTCAACATCATCATGCCCATATAGCTGCCTGTATGGCAGAAAATCAAATTTCCTTAGATACAAAACCCATTTTAGGAATAGCTTTTGATGGGTTAGGATATGGTGAAGATGGTACACTGTGGGGAGGAGAATTTTTACTAGCAGATTATTGTAACTCTCAAAGATTAGCTACATTTACACCAATGGCAATGATAGGAGGAAAACAGGCAATTTATCAACCTTGGAGAAATACATACTCTCAATTAATTAATGCTTTTACTTGGGAAGAAATCAAAGAAAAGTACAGTGATTTAGAAATCATCAAATTTTTAGAAACTAACAACCCAAAACTACTCAACCAAATCATAGAAAAAGGTATTAATTCACCCTTAACATCATCAGTAGGCAGATTATTTGATGCAGTTGCAGCCGCAATAGGTATTTGTCGAGAACAATGTAGTTATGAAGGACAAGCAGCAATAGAAATGGAAACAATAGCTGATGTCAATATTTTAAACAATGATGAAGAAATTCTAAATTATTCCTTTAAATTTAAAAAATCAGATAATATTTATTATATAAATACATCTCCAACATGGCGAGAAATCCTCAATGATATTAAACAGCACATATCCTCATCAAAAATAGCTGCAAAATTTCATAAAAGTTTAGCTATTACTGTTGTAACAATGGTTCAACAAATTAGACAAGAACACGAATTTCACCAAGTAGCATTAACAGGAGGAGTATTTCAAAATCGAATTTTATTACAACAGGTAAAAAAGCGATTAGAAAAATTAGAAATTAACGTATTAACTCACAGTATATTACCGACAAATGATGGCAGTTTATCATTAGGACAAAGTGTAATTACAGCCGCTAAATACTTAAAAGAAATAACATAA
- a CDS encoding HypC/HybG/HupF family hydrogenase formation chaperone, protein MCLGIPGQITEITNREHKLAMVNIGGVKRQINIACIVDEQHPPEKCIGDWVLVHVGFAMNRINEQEAAETLQLLQEIAALH, encoded by the coding sequence ATGTGTTTAGGAATACCCGGACAAATAACAGAAATAACCAACCGCGAACATAAACTAGCTATGGTTAATATTGGAGGAGTCAAAAGACAAATAAATATAGCCTGTATAGTTGACGAACAACACCCACCAGAAAAATGTATAGGAGATTGGGTATTAGTTCACGTCGGTTTTGCCATGAACAGAATCAACGAACAAGAAGCCGCAGAAACATTACAATTATTGCAAGAAATAGCCGCCTTGCACTAA
- the hypD gene encoding hydrogenase formation protein HypD, with protein sequence MKYVDEFRNPEKALALQQEIIKLSQQIDKHIKIMEVCGGHTHAIFKYGIEEILPDNIELIHGPGCPVCVMPKGRIDDAIALCQLPNIIFTTFGDAMRVPGAKTSLLQAKAQGADIRMVYSPLDSLKIAKENPNKEIVFFGLGFETTAPSTALTILQAAAENITNFSMFSNHVLVIPALQALLENPDLQLDGFIGPGHVSMVIGTEPYEFITQQYHKPIVISGFEPLDIFQSIWMLLKQIVENRCQVENQYNRLVEPRGNQNALIAMNQVFTVREKFAWRGLGEIPNSGFKIRAEYAQFDAEVKFTIPNLKVADHKACQCGEILKGVLKPWQCQVFGTACTPETPIGTCMVSSEGACAAYYKYGRLSTMAKRDKSGVSPQSLSV encoded by the coding sequence ATGAAATATGTAGATGAATTTCGCAACCCTGAAAAAGCCCTCGCTTTACAACAAGAAATAATCAAACTCAGCCAACAAATAGACAAACATATCAAAATAATGGAAGTATGTGGAGGACATACTCATGCTATTTTTAAATATGGAATCGAAGAAATATTACCCGATAATATAGAATTAATTCATGGTCCTGGTTGTCCAGTTTGCGTCATGCCTAAAGGGAGAATAGATGATGCGATCGCACTCTGTCAACTACCCAACATCATATTTACCACATTTGGCGACGCAATGCGAGTACCTGGTGCAAAAACCAGCTTATTGCAAGCCAAAGCCCAAGGCGCTGATATTCGCATGGTTTACTCACCATTGGATAGTCTGAAAATAGCCAAAGAAAACCCCAATAAAGAAATAGTTTTCTTTGGTTTAGGCTTTGAAACCACCGCCCCTAGTACCGCACTTACCATACTTCAAGCAGCCGCAGAAAATATCACTAATTTTAGTATGTTTTCTAATCATGTATTAGTAATTCCCGCCTTGCAAGCATTATTAGAAAATCCCGATTTACAACTTGATGGTTTTATTGGTCCTGGTCATGTAAGTATGGTAATAGGAACAGAACCTTATGAATTTATTACCCAACAATATCATAAACCCATCGTTATTTCTGGCTTTGAACCATTAGATATATTCCAATCAATTTGGATGTTATTAAAACAAATAGTAGAAAATCGTTGTCAAGTTGAAAATCAATATAATCGTTTAGTAGAACCTAGGGGAAATCAAAACGCATTAATAGCCATGAATCAAGTTTTTACAGTCCGTGAAAAATTTGCATGGCGAGGTTTAGGAGAAATCCCCAATTCCGGTTTTAAAATTCGTGCAGAATATGCCCAATTTGATGCTGAAGTTAAATTTACCATTCCTAATTTAAAAGTAGCAGATCATAAAGCTTGTCAGTGTGGAGAAATTCTGAAAGGAGTTTTAAAACCTTGGCAATGTCAAGTATTTGGAACAGCTTGCACACCAGAAACACCCATAGGGACTTGTATGGTTTCTTCCGAAGGTGCTTGTGCAGCATATTACAAATATGGGCGACTTTCCACTATGGCTAAAAGAGATAAATCAGGTGTATCTCCACAATCGCTATCAGTCTAA
- a CDS encoding tautomerase family protein — protein MPFVTVQIGKGHSIEKKRKLVKAVTDALVSALGTKPEWITVHIDEFEREDWAVGGVLHYDKHNGRHEETGR, from the coding sequence ATGCCTTTTGTCACTGTTCAAATTGGTAAAGGTCACTCCATAGAAAAAAAGCGAAAATTAGTTAAAGCTGTAACTGATGCTTTAGTTTCTGCTTTAGGAACAAAACCCGAATGGATAACCGTACATATTGACGAATTTGAACGGGAAGATTGGGCAGTTGGTGGGGTTTTACATTACGATAAACACAATGGTAGACATGAAGAGACAGGTAGGTAA
- the hypE gene encoding hydrogenase expression/formation protein HypE, translated as MPINPNQNSLFQKIEQVRRRQGKVRDTHINLSHGSGGKAMRDLIDDIFVKSFDNPILAQLEDQATFDLASLSQHGKRLAFTTDSYVVDPLFFPGSDIGELAINGTINDLAVSGAKPLYLTCSVILEEGLPVETLRRVVASMQKAAQKAGVQIVTGDTKVVNRGCADKLFINTAGIGIIPPGINISPHNIQPGDVVIINGEIGNHGAAILIARGELALETDIESDCQPLHELVAEIIKVCPQIHAMRDATRGGLATVLNEFALTANVGIRINENAIPIREEVNGVCEILGLEPLYLANEGKLVIIAPAEKADLILETMRNHPTGKDASIIGEVITNPSGIVLLKTAFGAERIIDMLVGDQLPRIC; from the coding sequence ATGCCAATTAACCCTAATCAAAATTCACTCTTTCAAAAAATCGAACAAGTCCGTCGTCGTCAAGGAAAAGTAAGAGATACTCATATTAATTTATCTCATGGTAGTGGTGGTAAAGCCATGAGAGATTTAATAGATGATATATTTGTAAAAAGTTTTGATAATCCCATACTTGCCCAATTAGAAGACCAAGCCACATTTGATTTAGCCAGTCTTTCTCAACATGGAAAGCGACTAGCATTTACCACAGATTCTTATGTAGTAGACCCCTTGTTTTTCCCTGGTTCAGACATAGGAGAACTAGCAATAAATGGCACAATTAATGATTTAGCCGTGAGTGGTGCAAAACCTTTATATCTCACCTGTAGCGTCATTTTAGAAGAAGGTTTACCAGTAGAAACATTACGCCGTGTAGTTGCCAGTATGCAGAAAGCAGCCCAAAAAGCTGGAGTGCAAATAGTGACAGGAGACACCAAAGTTGTTAATCGTGGTTGTGCTGATAAATTATTTATAAATACTGCTGGTATTGGTATAATTCCCCCAGGAATTAATATTTCTCCTCACAACATTCAACCGGGAGACGTGGTAATTATTAATGGAGAAATAGGAAATCATGGTGCAGCAATATTAATTGCTAGAGGAGAATTAGCATTAGAAACAGATATAGAAAGTGATTGTCAACCATTACATGAATTAGTCGCCGAAATCATCAAAGTTTGTCCTCAAATTCACGCCATGCGAGACGCAACCAGAGGAGGTTTAGCCACAGTATTAAATGAATTTGCCCTCACCGCAAACGTAGGCATACGCATTAATGAAAACGCAATTCCTATTCGAGAAGAAGTAAATGGAGTCTGTGAAATACTCGGTTTAGAACCCTTGTATTTAGCCAACGAAGGAAAATTAGTCATAATTGCACCAGCAGAAAAAGCCGATTTAATATTAGAAACAATGCGAAATCATCCCACAGGAAAAGACGCATCTATTATTGGTGAAGTTATTACTAACCCATCAGGAATAGTATTATTAAAAACTGCTTTTGGTGCAGAAAGAATAATAGATATGCTAGTAGGTGATCAACTTCCCAGAATTTGTTAA
- the hypA gene encoding hydrogenase maturation nickel metallochaperone HypA, giving the protein MHELGITQNIIAIVSENAQNKKVQRVLLEIGKLSAIMPDAIKFCFDICSQGTIVEGAILEILEIPGMAKCRQCSTIFPIDKPFGICQCGSVQLDIIAGEELKIKAIEVEELCV; this is encoded by the coding sequence ATGCACGAACTAGGAATAACCCAAAACATCATCGCTATAGTTAGCGAAAACGCCCAAAACAAAAAAGTCCAAAGAGTATTATTAGAAATTGGCAAATTATCAGCTATTATGCCAGATGCAATTAAATTTTGTTTCGATATTTGTTCCCAAGGTACAATAGTTGAAGGGGCAATATTAGAAATATTAGAAATACCCGGAATGGCTAAATGTCGTCAATGTAGTACAATCTTTCCGATAGATAAACCTTTTGGAATTTGTCAATGTGGTAGTGTGCAATTAGATATCATAGCTGGTGAAGAATTAAAAATAAAAGCAATTGAAGTGGAGGAATTATGTGTGTAA
- the hypB gene encoding hydrogenase nickel incorporation protein HypB, with the protein MCVTCGCSDDNQMTITNMENADHHTHTLPDGTVITHSHHHEETPQIHAKIYNTTISLEQEILGKNNLLAAQNRGWFKGRNILALNLMSSPGAGKTTLLTRTINDLKDKLSISVIEGDQETTNDAEKIKQTGCEVVQINTGTGCHLDASMIERGLQELNPPLNSVVMIENVGNLVCPALFDLGEAAKVVILSVTEGEDKPIKYPHIFRNSEVMIITKIDLLPYLQFDVQRCIEYAKQVNPKIQIFQVSATTGEGLAGLYGWLSQQVNNSANLISL; encoded by the coding sequence ATGTGTGTAACCTGCGGCTGTTCTGATGATAATCAAATGACAATTACAAATATGGAAAATGCAGATCATCATACTCATACTTTACCAGATGGGACTGTAATTACTCATTCTCATCACCATGAAGAAACACCCCAAATTCACGCTAAAATTTATAATACAACGATATCTTTAGAACAAGAAATTTTAGGTAAAAACAACTTATTAGCTGCCCAAAATCGCGGCTGGTTTAAAGGTCGAAATATTCTGGCTTTGAATTTAATGAGTTCTCCTGGTGCGGGAAAAACTACATTATTAACTCGGACTATTAATGATTTAAAAGATAAATTATCTATTAGCGTGATTGAAGGTGATCAAGAAACTACTAATGATGCGGAAAAGATTAAGCAGACAGGTTGTGAAGTCGTGCAAATTAATACGGGTACAGGCTGTCATTTAGACGCATCAATGATAGAAAGAGGTTTGCAGGAACTTAACCCACCTTTAAATTCTGTGGTGATGATTGAAAATGTCGGAAATTTAGTTTGTCCGGCTTTATTTGACTTGGGAGAAGCTGCTAAGGTGGTAATTTTATCAGTGACAGAAGGGGAAGATAAACCAATTAAGTATCCTCATATTTTCCGCAATAGTGAAGTTATGATTATCACGAAAATTGATTTATTGCCCTATTTGCAATTTGATGTTCAACGCTGTATTGAATATGCAAAACAGGTTAACCCAAAAATACAAATTTTCCAAGTTTCTGCTACTACTGGGGAAGGGTTGGCAGGTTTATATGGTTGGTTATCTCAACAGGTGAATAATTCTGCTAATTTAATTTCTCTATAA
- a CDS encoding class I SAM-dependent methyltransferase, which yields MISNFVNNKKELFDRWANSYDWTFPSFIYQAIHQRLITKVELLPHANILDLGCGTGRLLDRLATQFPEITATGLDLSPQMLRIARQNNRHRPRLIYLEGNAENLPFAEGQFDAVFNTISFLHYPQPEQVLNEVARVLSPSGKFYLVDIHFNNSSPCQITPHSPTGIRFYSKKQREEMGNNAGLTCVGHYNLLGFVLLTIFQK from the coding sequence ATGATTAGCAATTTTGTAAATAATAAAAAAGAACTATTTGACCGTTGGGCAAATAGTTATGATTGGACATTTCCTTCTTTTATTTATCAAGCTATTCACCAAAGATTAATTACAAAAGTTGAATTGTTACCTCATGCAAATATTCTAGATTTAGGTTGTGGTACTGGACGCTTATTAGATAGATTAGCAACTCAATTTCCAGAAATTACAGCCACAGGTTTAGATTTGTCTCCCCAAATGTTGCGGATAGCTAGACAAAATAATCGCCACCGTCCCCGATTAATTTATCTGGAAGGTAATGCTGAAAATCTACCCTTTGCTGAGGGACAATTTGATGCAGTTTTTAATACTATCAGCTTTTTGCATTATCCCCAACCAGAACAGGTTTTAAATGAGGTAGCAAGGGTACTTTCTCCTAGTGGTAAATTTTATTTAGTAGATATTCATTTTAATAACTCATCACCATGTCAAATTACGCCCCACTCTCCTACAGGAATTCGGTTTTACAGCAAAAAACAAAGAGAAGAAATGGGTAATAATGCTGGATTAACTTGTGTAGGTCACTATAATTTATTGGGGTTTGTATTATTAACTATTTTTCAAAAATAA
- a CDS encoding LLM class flavin-dependent oxidoreductase codes for MKTGLFCNYENHHLDARRTIFEQVLLVKEAESLGFEEAWVTEHHFNEFNLSPSILLLLAHLAGVTSQIRLGTAAVLLPFHQPIRVAEDIATLDNLCSGRLAFGVAKGGPFPQQNKHFGVTTQESRTRMLESVALIQKLLYETNVSFNGRYYQCENLTIHPQPLQKPIPIYVASGDDDAVKFAAENSFGLMGGPPFSLERLRKTVNKYREFNSSGADKFLLARFFFVGKTHDEAVNEALPFIRHFSKEMTANSTQVMQKSPQQPAFNRTNICFDEDYLIENSIIGDVNGCRDKIKKFQDELNLSTLALKPSSFSLQKNRESLQRYNQEVRNYV; via the coding sequence ATGAAAACAGGACTTTTCTGCAATTACGAAAATCATCACCTAGATGCTAGACGGACTATCTTTGAGCAAGTTTTATTGGTAAAAGAGGCTGAAAGTTTAGGTTTTGAAGAGGCTTGGGTAACGGAACATCATTTTAATGAGTTCAATCTCAGTCCTTCAATTCTGCTGTTATTGGCACATTTGGCGGGTGTAACTTCACAAATTCGTCTAGGAACTGCGGCTGTATTATTGCCATTTCATCAGCCAATCCGCGTGGCTGAAGATATCGCCACTTTGGATAATCTTTGTAGTGGGAGGCTGGCTTTTGGGGTAGCGAAAGGTGGACCATTTCCACAGCAAAATAAACATTTTGGGGTGACAACCCAGGAATCTCGCACCAGAATGTTAGAGTCAGTAGCATTGATTCAAAAGCTGTTATATGAGACTAACGTATCATTTAATGGCCGATATTATCAATGCGAAAATCTCACAATTCATCCCCAACCATTGCAAAAACCAATTCCCATATATGTTGCTAGTGGTGACGATGATGCAGTTAAATTTGCTGCTGAAAATTCCTTCGGTTTAATGGGTGGTCCGCCTTTTTCTCTAGAAAGATTGCGGAAGACAGTCAATAAGTATCGGGAATTTAATTCCAGTGGTGCTGATAAGTTCCTGTTAGCGCGGTTCTTTTTTGTGGGTAAAACTCATGATGAAGCGGTAAATGAAGCATTGCCTTTTATTCGCCACTTCAGCAAAGAAATGACGGCTAACTCGACTCAAGTAATGCAGAAAAGTCCTCAACAACCAGCATTTAATCGGACAAATATTTGTTTCGATGAAGACTATTTGATTGAGAATTCAATTATCGGTGATGTTAATGGTTGTCGTGACAAAATCAAGAAATTTCAGGACGAATTAAATCTCAGCACACTAGCGTTAAAACCCTCATCTTTTTCTTTGCAAAAAAATCGAGAAAGTTTGCAACGCTACAATCAAGAGGTGCGGAATTATGTCTAA
- a CDS encoding site-specific integrase: MSAQNQGNCEEIYSTSTQEYANADSRDWFADMFADFEPQNTTDGSYRGTMAKIKATELQYQAVFEQKLIEANTNLKRERIRVSIKQTGNSLQLRATLPLKPGDYSLGKTKKQYDLSLGIPANLEGLKTAIEESYELGKLIARHTFEWNEKYLGIKSREKQEIKTIGELLDTFDEKYYQTRQKTITSQNTFANYISVIKRNLTLSHLATKENFEEVINSFQGNKKNELIAVSSVLIKTFNLGFQLDVKRDHVTPAYREIPDDEKIISAFYLFEKFALNRKNTNISDEIDTWEMWRWVYGMLATYGLRPRELFVQPDINWWMSPQNIDHTWKVNKNTKTGYREVIPFVPEWIELFDLHNPKPLKILEQKVAKIASVQNINWMRRDISRWFRKVGIEFQPYDLRHGCAIRAHLQGIPIKAAADNLGHTVDEHTKTYQRWFGIENRKKAFGEVISQRLLIELQKNEILALRMENERLRLAGERFREILDISEK; the protein is encoded by the coding sequence ATGAGCGCACAAAATCAGGGTAATTGCGAGGAGATATATTCCACATCTACACAGGAATATGCAAATGCAGACTCAAGGGACTGGTTCGCAGATATGTTTGCAGACTTTGAGCCGCAGAACACCACAGACGGCAGCTATAGAGGAACAATGGCGAAAATAAAAGCAACGGAATTACAGTATCAAGCAGTTTTTGAACAGAAGTTAATCGAAGCTAATACTAATTTAAAAAGAGAGAGAATAAGAGTTAGTATTAAACAAACTGGCAATTCTCTCCAATTACGAGCTACCCTACCGTTAAAACCAGGAGATTACAGTTTAGGTAAAACAAAAAAGCAGTATGATTTATCTCTAGGAATACCCGCAAATTTAGAGGGATTAAAAACTGCCATTGAAGAAAGTTATGAATTGGGTAAATTAATTGCTCGTCATACTTTCGAGTGGAATGAGAAGTATTTAGGAATTAAATCGAGAGAGAAGCAAGAGATAAAAACTATTGGGGAATTATTAGATACATTTGATGAAAAATATTATCAAACTCGTCAAAAAACTATCACCAGTCAAAATACTTTTGCTAACTATATATCTGTAATTAAAAGAAACTTGACTCTCTCCCATTTAGCCACAAAAGAAAATTTTGAGGAAGTTATTAATTCATTTCAGGGAAATAAAAAAAATGAACTGATTGCGGTAAGTTCGGTTTTGATTAAAACCTTTAATTTAGGATTTCAACTTGATGTCAAACGAGATCATGTTACTCCTGCTTATCGAGAAATACCTGATGATGAAAAAATAATATCTGCTTTTTACCTCTTTGAAAAATTTGCCCTCAACCGCAAAAATACAAATATTAGTGATGAAATAGACACCTGGGAAATGTGGCGTTGGGTATATGGAATGTTGGCGACTTATGGATTAAGACCAAGAGAATTATTTGTCCAACCAGATATTAATTGGTGGATGTCTCCCCAAAATATAGACCATACTTGGAAAGTGAATAAAAATACCAAAACTGGATATCGAGAAGTTATCCCTTTTGTTCCTGAATGGATAGAATTATTTGATTTACATAATCCCAAACCATTAAAGATTTTAGAACAAAAGGTGGCAAAAATTGCCTCTGTACAAAATATTAATTGGATGCGGAGAGATATATCCAGATGGTTTAGAAAGGTGGGAATTGAGTTTCAACCTTATGATTTACGTCATGGTTGTGCAATTCGAGCGCATCTTCAGGGAATACCAATTAAAGCCGCAGCAGATAATTTAGGTCATACTGTTGATGAACATACAAAAACCTATCAAAGATGGTTTGGAATTGAAAATCGGAAAAAAGCCTTTGGTGAGGTAATTAGTCAAAGGTTGTTAATTGAGTTGCAGAAGAATGAAATATTGGCGTTGAGGATGGAGAATGAAAGGTTAAGGTTGGCAGGTGAGAGATTTAGGGAAATTCTGGATATCAGCGAGAAATAA
- a CDS encoding DUF6036 family nucleotidyltransferase, with amino-acid sequence MRANIDTQKLERLMQLLGREAQGSGCIYFTGGASALLIGWRNSTVDVDLRLDPEPPGIFQAIAKLKQELNINIELASPQDFLPPLPGWRDRSVFIGKQGQISFYHYDFTAQALAKLSRGFDRDIKDIEAMYKQKLFSLNDLRNSFEAITPEIIRFPSLNPDILRSRIEKFIELCENNLEENQS; translated from the coding sequence ATGCGTGCAAACATTGACACTCAAAAGTTAGAACGTCTGATGCAACTCTTAGGTAGAGAAGCCCAGGGTTCAGGCTGTATCTACTTTACAGGAGGAGCTAGTGCGCTACTAATTGGATGGCGTAACTCCACAGTTGATGTTGATCTTCGTCTAGATCCTGAACCACCAGGCATTTTTCAGGCGATCGCCAAACTCAAACAAGAATTAAACATTAATATCGAATTAGCATCTCCCCAGGACTTCTTACCACCTCTTCCAGGATGGCGTGATAGAAGCGTATTCATTGGCAAACAAGGTCAAATTTCGTTTTATCACTATGATTTTACTGCCCAAGCTCTTGCTAAACTATCCAGGGGATTTGACCGTGATATTAAAGATATTGAAGCCATGTACAAACAGAAATTATTCTCTTTGAATGATTTACGGAATAGTTTTGAAGCAATTACACCGGAAATAATCAGATTTCCCTCTCTAAACCCTGATATCCTTAGAAGTAGAATTGAAAAATTTATTGAACTTTGTGAAAATAACCTGGAGGAAAATCAATCATGA
- a CDS encoding type II toxin-antitoxin system VapC family toxin yields the protein MIIVDTGFWLALANKKDTVHIAAKKRFQDLANQQFITTWCVVTETCYLLQKRVGVDAPKIFINKISIGKLQIFDLKQHHCQRIEELMEKYKDLPMDLADASLVILAEELGHGQILSVDYRDFNTYRWKNTEPFDNLFHEFL from the coding sequence ATGATCATAGTTGATACAGGCTTTTGGTTAGCTCTTGCCAATAAAAAAGATACAGTTCATATAGCCGCCAAAAAACGATTTCAAGATTTAGCTAATCAGCAATTTATTACAACCTGGTGTGTCGTCACGGAAACTTGCTATCTATTACAAAAAAGAGTAGGAGTAGATGCTCCAAAAATCTTTATTAATAAAATTTCTATAGGAAAACTACAAATCTTTGATCTCAAACAACATCATTGCCAGCGTATTGAAGAACTAATGGAAAAATATAAAGATTTACCGATGGATTTAGCCGATGCCTCTCTCGTTATTCTGGCAGAAGAATTAGGTCATGGCCAAATTTTATCGGTTGATTATCGAGATTTTAACACCTATCGCTGGAAAAATACAGAACCGTTCGATAACCTCTTTCATGAATTTTTATGA